CGGCAAACCCATCAGCCAATACTATCTGGCGCCGCTCGCGTTCTGGTGGTTCGTGATCTGTTCGGCCTTCGCCGGCGGCGCCCGTCTCGTCGGCGCGCCGGTGCCGGTCTGGATTCCGACGCTCGGCACGGTGGCCAGTTTCTCGCTGCTCCTGCCGCTGATCATCTTTGGTCTGAACTTCATGGGCACCGTTTCCGGCCGGTTTGGCCATGTCGGCGGCAGTCTTTCACTCCGCTTCGTGCTGCTCGCGATGGGTGGCTTTCTGGTCAACGTGATCCTGACCCTCTTGCTGTCCCTGCCGCGGTCTGCCGAGATCGCACAGTTTACCCTGCTGGGCACCCTGCGGGACTGGTCGGCGCTCTACGCGACCTTCACCGTGGCGATCTTCGGTGCCGCTTACTTTTTCCTGCCACGCCTGACCGGCAAGGAGTGGCGTTCTTCCGCCCTCATCAAGGCGCACTTCGGCGCCACGGTCGTGGGGCTCATCCTGCTGGTCATCGGCTACGGTGCCGGCGGGTGGCAGCAGGGCGGCTTGCTCAACAGTGCCTCGGTCGGCTTCGCTGACATCACCGCCGCGCTCTCCGGCTGGCACATGCTGAACACCGTCGGCCTGGGCGTTCTGCTCGTCGGCCATCTCGCTTTCCTCATCAACTTTGTCTGGATTGCCTGCCCCATCAACTCGCAGGGCACCGCCAATGTCTCCATCCCGGTGCCGCCCGCGCTCGCCTTGGCGGGGAAGGAGGGCCACGCATGAAAAACGGTCTCATCATTTTCCTTGGCGTCTTCGCCACGCTGGCGGTCTCCTGGGCCGGATTGCTGCTCGGCGCACACAAACAGATCGGCTCGCTCCCGCAGTTCAAGGACCCGATCGAACAGACCCTGAACCCGGCGCCGCTCAGCGGCATCGCCGACCAGGGCCGCCTCGTTTACCAGGATCTGGGCTGCGCCACCTGCCACACGCAGCAGGTGCGGTACGCCGGCTTCGGCGCCGACATCGAGCGCAAGTGGGGTGAGCGCGGCAGCTTTGCCCGCGACTACATCCGCGAGCAGTCCGTGCTGATCGGTTCCAGCCGCCTCGGTCCGGACCTGCGCAATGTCGCCGCCCGGCCCTACGCCAGCGCCGAGTTTTTCCACGGCCTGCTTTATGCCCCGGAGTCGGTCGCCCCCGGCACCAACATGCCGGCGCACAAGTTCCTTTACGAGGTGCGTTCGCTGAATGGCAGCCAGTCCTCCTACAAGGCGCTCAAGCTCTCCGGCACACACGCCCCCGCCGAAGGCTCCGAAGTGGTGCCGACCTACCGGGCCGAGGCCCTTGTCGCCTACCTGATGAGCCTCAAGGACACCTACAACTATCCCGACGAACAGGGCCTGAATGCGCCCGCCCCCGCGAAGGAGGGCGGCCACTAAGATGAGCGCCAATCACGACAACAAGTTCAACTTCGAGGCCTCCGCCGCGAGTGATGACAGCATCCGCGAGGTCCACGCCAAGCTGCAGAGCAACAAGCCCGACAAACCCCACGGTTATCCGGCGCTCCCGCTCGTGATGCTTGGCATCATGTGCTGCGTCGGTTTCTTCGGCTCCATCTACATGGTGCATTACTCGATTCGCTTCGACCCGCTCGTGGTCAACGCGCACGCGAACCGCGCCAAGCCGGGTGAAAAAGCCGCCGTTACGCTCACCCGCGCTCAGCTGGGCAAATCCATTTACACGGCCAACTGCATTGCCTGCCACCAGGCCACCGGTGGCGGCGTGCCGGGTGCCTTCCCTCCGCTCGCTGGATCCGAGTGGGTGGCGGGGAGCGAGGAGCGTCTCGTGCGCATCGTGCTGCACGGCCTGCAGGGCCCCATCAAGGTCGCGGGCAACGACTATAACAACGTCATGGCGCCACTGGGCGCCGTCCTGAAGGACGAGCAGATTGCCAACGTGCTCTCCTATGTTCGCCAGACCTGGGGCAACAACGCCCCCGATGTGGAGCCCGCGACGGTTGCGAGGATTCGGGCCGAAACCGCCTCGCACTCCGGTTACTGGACCGCGGAAGAGCTGCTCAAGATCGGCAACTGAGCACGAAGGGATTTTTTCAATACGAAGGCCGGGCATTTCGCCCGGCCTTTTTGCTGGGGTGATCGTGGAGCCGGGGCTTCCTCGCCCCGGTGGTTACGATCAACCGGCCCGAAGGCGGGCCGGCTTCAGGGAAATGATTCAGCCGCCGCCCATGCCCTTCAGCATGTCCCCCATGTTGGGCATTTGGAACTTCTGCCAGCCGGCGGGGGGCTGGAACAGCGAGGCGGGCAGGCTGCCGGGTTCAACCTTGGTGGCCTCCATGCGGAAGGTTTCCTTGCTTTTGCCGTCACGGCTCACGACGCGGAGAGGAAAGCCGGGCTTGCCCTTGAATTTTTCCTCCCAGCTGGCGCCGGCCTTTTTCTTGCCGCCGAACATGCCGCCCATGGGGCCGCCACCGCCGCCGTTTTCACCCAGGCCCATGAACACGCCCAACCCCTCGGCGATCCAGAGCTCGGTGGTGCTGTTTTTGTCCTTGGTGACGTATTCGTCGCACTTGTAGCCGAGGATGGTCTCCGTGCGGCCGGTCTTCTCGATGTCAGGCTCCTTGCCTTCCATCTTCTTGGCGGCCTTTTCGACGGTGCCCTTGAGCTGCATGACCATATACATCTTTTCGGAGGGCATCAGCATCATCATCTCCATTTTCTTCAGGTCCATGATGCTGGCGAAGGACTGGCCGTCGGCCTGCATGTCGATCCGGATGGCATTTTCCTTGATGGAGTAATCCATCACCTGCGGTTTGCCTTTGCCGGCGGTGATGTTGAGCGAGAGCTTGCCCTCGAAGGCCGAGGCCGCGTGGGCGAGCGTGGCGGTGAAGAGCGTGCCCACCGCAAGCAGACGAAGTAAGGGATTCATGCGCGCAGCCTACGCCCGCCCGGTTGCGACACAAGCCGCGGATTAAGGGCGTTGCCAAGGGGCCACGCGGCCGCAGGCTTCGGGCATGCCCTCCGAGTTCCGCCTGCAGCGCACGGTTGAGTTCTGCGAGACCGACATGGCCGGGATCATGCACTTCTCGAATTTCTTCCGCTGGATGGAGGCCTGTGAGGCCGGCTTTTACCGCTCCCTGGATCTGCCGCTCATTTCCTTCGTGCCGGGCAACGTCGTGGGCTGGCCGCGCGTGACCGCGAGCTGCACCTACAAGGAGCCGCTCCGCTTCAATGAAACCGCCGAGGTCCGCCTGCTCATCAAGGAGCTCCGCACCCGGGCGGTCATCTACGTCTTCCAGTTTCGGAAGCTCGACGCAGCCGGCACGGTGCTGCCGCCCGTGGTCGCACAGGGTGAAATCGCCGCGGTCTGCGTGACGGCCGACGCGTCCGGCAAGATGGTGGCCCAGCCGATCCCGGCCGCAGTGCGCGCGAAATTGGAGCCGGCCCCGGCGTCGGCCTACACCGTGTAGGGCGCCCGGGTTTCTCCCTTGGCGGAGAGCGCGAAGATTTTCACCGGGGTGGCCTTGCCCTTGACCAGCACCTCGCCGAGCTCGCGCGCGGCCGGCGGCGGCTGCATGGCGTTGAGCGTCGCCTCGCTGACGATGACCGGCGAGGCGTAGGCGGGGTCCTTGGTCAGGCCTTCCAACCGGGAGGCGAGGTTCACACCGTCGCCGATCACGGTGTAGTTGAGGCGGTTTTTGGAGCCCATGTTGCCTGCCACGACCCGCGCGGTGTTGATGCCGATGCCGAAGGCGAGCGCGGGCTTGCCCTCGGCAACGAGCTCGCGGTTCAGGAGATCCAGCGCCCGGGCCATCTCGCGCGCGGCGCTGACCGCGCGGTTGGCGGCCTCGGGGATGGCGATGGGCGCGCCGAAGAGGGCCATGATCGCGTCGCCGATGTATTTGTCGATCACGCCGCCGTGGCGCTCGATGATCGAGCTCATGCGGTCGAGGTAGCGGTTGAGCAGGGCCAGCATCTCGGTGGGCGGCATCCGTTCGCTCATGCCGGTGAAGTTGCGCAGGTCGCAGAACAGGATGGTGACCTCGCGCTCCTCGCCGCCGAGCTTGAGGTCGGACTGAAGGAGCTGCGTGGCGATCTCGGGCGACACGACCTTGCCGAGAAGATTGCGCACCTTGTCGCGCTCGGCCAGGCCGTCGGTCATCTGGTTGAAGGCGGTGGCCAGCTGCCCGAGTTCGTCCGCCCGCGGCAAGTCGATGTGTTGGGTGTAGTCACCCTCGGCCACGAGCTTGGTATGCCGGGCCAGCTGCTGCATCGGGCGGCTCACCCCGCGTGCGATGGCGAAGGCCACACCCGTCGCGGCCAGCAGGGCGGCGAGGGAGATGTAGAGGACTACCCGCTCCAGCTCCCGGGCGGGCGCCAGTTCGGCGGCGAGGGAACGCTGGAGGGCGATGCTGGCGGGGGCTTCCTCAATCAATTCCAGCGGTTCAAGCAGTGTAACATACGGTTCACCGGCCAGAGAGAGCTCCTCGGTCCGGTCGGGGTGCGCGTTCAGGTGGCGCACCAAATCCTCCGCCATGCCGGTATCGAGGGTGGTGGAAAGCACGCGCAGGCCACCGGTCGCAGGATTCGTAAGGAAGGTGACATCCAGCTTGGAGGTCTGCTTGATCGCCTGCGCAAAGGAGTCGATGGGGTAGGCGAGGCCAAACCAGCCGGCGATGTTCGGCCGCGGGGCATAAAGCGGGGCCAGCACGACCACATGCAGTTTGCCGCCCAGGTAACAGTAGCCGCTGCTCTGCTCCAGATCCTGCCCGGTGGATTTCGCGATCAGATGACGGAAGGGCGCGACATTGGCCCCCGCCAGTTCACGATTGGCGGAAGTGTCGGCCAGGATTTCTCCGTCGAGATCGAACAGCGCGATGATCGGAAGCACCGAGTCTTCGTTGAACTGCATGCGTTCCGTGTAACTCACAAGAGTGGAGCGGAGCGTTTCGCGGTCGATCGGCTCCTTGATGATCACCGAGCGCATGGCGTAATCGTTGCTGAGCACCATGGCGAAGCCGGTGAGGTATTCGATCCGGTTGGTGAGGTTCAGCCGGAAGTTTTCCGCGCCTCCGCGCAGATTCTGGGCGATGTGCTCGCGGGCGTTCGCCTCGTTGGCGCGGGTCACCAGCAGATAGACCGAGGCCTGCACGATGGCGAACAACCCGGCCAGCAGCAGGAGCAGCTGCGTGCTGAAGCGTCGGAAACGGAAGAGCCGCCGGGCCACGGGTCAGCGGTAGCCGCCGGTCTTGCCGCCGGTGGCGCGGCGCACGCGCCGGTCGGGTTTGAGGGTGAGGGGGGCGGAAGCCTGCGCGGCTGAACCGTCGCTGAGCGTGACCTCGCGTGTGTCAGGCTTGCCCAGACGCGGGTGCCAGATTTCGAGGCGGTAGCGGCCGGCCGGGGCGCTGATGCGGGCCGCGCCCTGGTCGTCGGTCTTGGCGAACCAGGGTGTCGGCACCACCACGACGTGCGAGATCATCCAGTCGTGGATGTTGCAGCCGATGGTAACCTGGCCTTCCACCTCAAAGACGATGGATTCGGTCTGGCCGGGGTTGTAGAGCGGGAGTTCGAAGCGACGCGGACGGGAGAGGGAATAGACGTGGTGCTGCACGTTGTCGCGATTGGGCAGCATCACGTGGGTGCCGGTTTGCACGACCGTGAGAAAGACGGAGAATTCCTGGTCCTGCTGCACAATCTCCACTTTGGCGTCGGCCGGGACCGGCGGGGCGGGCTGGTCGAGCGGGATGAGCGAGACGGCGGCCTCGGCGAGGGGCTCTCCGCCCTTGGCGTTGGTGACGGTGCAGCTGAATTCAGCGGCCCGCAGGGACACCGCCAAGGTCAGGAACAGGATGGCGCGAAGGACGAACATGGTCGGGCGGGGGGAGGAACGGCCGGAGCATACAGGTTTGTCGGTCCCTGCGAAGCGAAGAATCGCGCTCAGAAGCGATGGCTCAGGCCCACACTCCAGGAATCGGTCGGATAGGTGACGCCCACGCGGTTGACGACATAGGCGGCCGAGCGGCGCAACTCGAGCGACGTGCGGTCGGAGACGGAGAAACCGAGCGAAACCGACCAGAGGTCCACGTCAGCCTCGACGTTGTAGGACACCCAGCCTTCGCCGTAGAGGTGGGTGGTCGTCCAAGGGCGAGAAGTGTAGTAGTTGAGGATGGTCGGGCCGAAGCCCCCGGCGAGCATCGTGCTCCAGACCGGCCAGGAGGCGTTGGCCACGATGTC
This DNA window, taken from Oleiharenicola lentus, encodes the following:
- a CDS encoding cbb3-type cytochrome c oxidase subunit I, translated to MNPNVSHSRAEQAEIDASARWPVTVFLVSGLLWLIAGGALQLAANIQLHTPSFLADCAWFTHGRLAPAAQNALVYGWGFNAAFAFGLWLMARLSATTLRHGGWLFVAAKFWNVGVTLGLAGILGGYSTSFELLEMPKHVALLLLGAYALIGVWAVTTFSIRNTENIYASQWYLFGAAFWFPWIYSIAQVMLIRTPVRGVLQPVVNAWYVHNLYALWFLPMALAAIYYLLPKLLGKPISQYYLAPLAFWWFVICSAFAGGARLVGAPVPVWIPTLGTVASFSLLLPLIIFGLNFMGTVSGRFGHVGGSLSLRFVLLAMGGFLVNVILTLLLSLPRSAEIAQFTLLGTLRDWSALYATFTVAIFGAAYFFLPRLTGKEWRSSALIKAHFGATVVGLILLVIGYGAGGWQQGGLLNSASVGFADITAALSGWHMLNTVGLGVLLVGHLAFLINFVWIACPINSQGTANVSIPVPPALALAGKEGHA
- a CDS encoding DUF4412 domain-containing protein yields the protein MNPLLRLLAVGTLFTATLAHAASAFEGKLSLNITAGKGKPQVMDYSIKENAIRIDMQADGQSFASIMDLKKMEMMMLMPSEKMYMVMQLKGTVEKAAKKMEGKEPDIEKTGRTETILGYKCDEYVTKDKNSTTELWIAEGLGVFMGLGENGGGGGPMGGMFGGKKKAGASWEEKFKGKPGFPLRVVSRDGKSKETFRMEATKVEPGSLPASLFQPPAGWQKFQMPNMGDMLKGMGGG
- a CDS encoding c-type cytochrome → MSANHDNKFNFEASAASDDSIREVHAKLQSNKPDKPHGYPALPLVMLGIMCCVGFFGSIYMVHYSIRFDPLVVNAHANRAKPGEKAAVTLTRAQLGKSIYTANCIACHQATGGGVPGAFPPLAGSEWVAGSEERLVRIVLHGLQGPIKVAGNDYNNVMAPLGAVLKDEQIANVLSYVRQTWGNNAPDVEPATVARIRAETASHSGYWTAEELLKIGN
- a CDS encoding adenylate/guanylate cyclase domain-containing protein: MARRLFRFRRFSTQLLLLLAGLFAIVQASVYLLVTRANEANAREHIAQNLRGGAENFRLNLTNRIEYLTGFAMVLSNDYAMRSVIIKEPIDRETLRSTLVSYTERMQFNEDSVLPIIALFDLDGEILADTSANRELAGANVAPFRHLIAKSTGQDLEQSSGYCYLGGKLHVVVLAPLYAPRPNIAGWFGLAYPIDSFAQAIKQTSKLDVTFLTNPATGGLRVLSTTLDTGMAEDLVRHLNAHPDRTEELSLAGEPYVTLLEPLELIEEAPASIALQRSLAAELAPARELERVVLYISLAALLAATGVAFAIARGVSRPMQQLARHTKLVAEGDYTQHIDLPRADELGQLATAFNQMTDGLAERDKVRNLLGKVVSPEIATQLLQSDLKLGGEEREVTILFCDLRNFTGMSERMPPTEMLALLNRYLDRMSSIIERHGGVIDKYIGDAIMALFGAPIAIPEAANRAVSAAREMARALDLLNRELVAEGKPALAFGIGINTARVVAGNMGSKNRLNYTVIGDGVNLASRLEGLTKDPAYASPVIVSEATLNAMQPPPAARELGEVLVKGKATPVKIFALSAKGETRAPYTV
- a CDS encoding acyl-CoA thioesterase, with amino-acid sequence MPSEFRLQRTVEFCETDMAGIMHFSNFFRWMEACEAGFYRSLDLPLISFVPGNVVGWPRVTASCTYKEPLRFNETAEVRLLIKELRTRAVIYVFQFRKLDAAGTVLPPVVAQGEIAAVCVTADASGKMVAQPIPAAVRAKLEPAPASAYTV
- a CDS encoding cbb3-type cytochrome c oxidase subunit II; translation: MKNGLIIFLGVFATLAVSWAGLLLGAHKQIGSLPQFKDPIEQTLNPAPLSGIADQGRLVYQDLGCATCHTQQVRYAGFGADIERKWGERGSFARDYIREQSVLIGSSRLGPDLRNVAARPYASAEFFHGLLYAPESVAPGTNMPAHKFLYEVRSLNGSQSSYKALKLSGTHAPAEGSEVVPTYRAEALVAYLMSLKDTYNYPDEQGLNAPAPAKEGGH
- a CDS encoding methylamine utilization protein; protein product: MFVLRAILFLTLAVSLRAAEFSCTVTNAKGGEPLAEAAVSLIPLDQPAPPVPADAKVEIVQQDQEFSVFLTVVQTGTHVMLPNRDNVQHHVYSLSRPRRFELPLYNPGQTESIVFEVEGQVTIGCNIHDWMISHVVVVPTPWFAKTDDQGAARISAPAGRYRLEIWHPRLGKPDTREVTLSDGSAAQASAPLTLKPDRRVRRATGGKTGGYR